A genomic window from Nematostella vectensis chromosome 9, jaNemVect1.1, whole genome shotgun sequence includes:
- the LOC116617486 gene encoding uncharacterized protein LOC116617486 — translation MAAVASYRKAPDVNIVKELEYERARAAESQRQLTNYKKKLQTLQSHTEMTKKYVSGAVDELQLAKDAMAFLKVELEKAVEERDSEIQKSASLHKMVEDLEKEAQNSAKTKEKADDDVFSMRSKVLKLQSTILFKNSDLTPRNS, via the coding sequence ATGGCTGCCGTGGCGAGCTACAGAAAGGCCCCGGATGTGAATATTGTGAAGGAATTAGAGTATGAGCGCGCACGCGCGGCAGAATCACAACGACAGCTAACCAATTACAAGAAAAAACTGCAGACgctgcaatcacacactgagaTGACCAAGAAATATGTTTCCGGTGCAGTAGACGAGCTACAGCTTGCGAAAGACGCCATGGCGTTTTTGAAGGTCGAGCTAGAAAAAGCAGTCGAGGAGAGAGATAGTGAAATACAGAAATCTGCGTCGTTGCATAAGATGGTGGAAGATTTAGAGAAGGAAGCTCAGAATAGCGCTAAGACAAAAGAGAAAGCGGACGATGATGTCTTCAGCATGAGATCAAAAGTCTTAAAGCTTCAATCGACCATACTCTTCAAAAACAGCGATCTCACTCCAAGGAACAGCTAG
- the LOC116617483 gene encoding uncharacterized protein LOC116617483 encodes MRLQSRLSEEKKITESLNRVIAKKDEMVNDSLKNIRTSEGDAEKMRHELMTYRVTCEGLKAEKEETDKRFTAYQDKIRALEKEVSEIREAKNSLDQEVNTQRFRLTSMKGKMENNIKDRDHYKTEYENVQVNVRKVRQELASMKN; translated from the coding sequence ATGAGGCTTCAGAGCCGGTTGAGCGAGGAGAAAAAGATTACAGAGTCGCTGAACAGGGTGATTGCTAAGAAAGACGAGATGGTTAATGACTCCCTTAAGAATATCAGGACTAGTGAGGGTGATGCCGAGAAGATGAGACACGAGCTGATGACCTACCGTGTCACCTGTGAAGGCCTGAAGGCGGAAAAAGAGGAGACCGATAAGAGGTTTACCGCTTATCAAGACAAGATCCGCGCGCTTGAGAAAGAAGTATCCGAGATCCGCGAAGCGAAGAATAGTCTAGACCAAGAGGTTAATACACAGAGGTTTAGGCTTACGAGCATGAAAGGCAAGATGGAAAATAACATTAAGGACCGAGACCACTACAAGACGGAATACGAGAACGTTCAAGTGAATGTCCGTAAAGTAAGACAGGAGCTGGCATCCATGAAGAACTAG